The following proteins are encoded in a genomic region of Triticum dicoccoides isolate Atlit2015 ecotype Zavitan chromosome 1B, WEW_v2.0, whole genome shotgun sequence:
- the LOC119335121 gene encoding very-long-chain 3-oxoacyl-CoA reductase-like protein At1g24470: MPELEEIVSTAGGAGSPPPPLWFLVFLALGIQAVVVSAATFLAWLYRAFLRRGKDLGLRYGAWAVVTGATDGIGRALALELARRGLHLVLVGRNPAKLSRVSKEAQKAAPSCMVKSVVFDLAGDTTELSQGAVRVAAAVKGLDVGLLVNNAGATYPCAAYFHEVETPVWEAVVRVNVEAATRISRAVVPAMAGKGRGAIVNVGSGSSVVVPAFPLYAVYAASKAYIDQLSRSLSVEYKHYGVDVQCQIPLYVATKMSPVKGDSPFIPSPEEYVKAAIRCIGYEPRCVPYWRHSVQWFFASLAPDSALNLWRLWVGVRKRNEMRALLGEKELS; the protein is encoded by the exons ATGCCTGAGTTGGAAGAGATTGTCTCGACGGCCGGCGGGGcaggctcgccgccgccgccgctgtggttTCTCGTCTTCCTTGCCCTCGGCATCCAGGCTGTCGTTGTATCCGCCGCGACCTTCCTCGCGTGGCTGTACCGCGCATTCCTCCGGCGGGGGAAGGACCTGGGCCTGCGGTACGGCGCgtgggcggtggtcaccggcgccaccgacggtaTCGGCCGCGCGCTGGCGCTCGAGCTCGCCCGCAGGGGGCTCCATCTCGTCCTCGTCGGCCGGAACCCCGCCAAGCTGTCCCGCGTCAGCAAGGAGGCCCAGAAGGCGGCGCCGTCCTGCATGGTCAAGAGCGTGGTGTTCGACCTCGCCGGTGACACGACGGAGCTGTCGCAGGGCGCGGTGAGGGTGGCCGCCGCCGTGAAGGGGCTCGACGTGGGCCTCCTGGTGAACAACGCCGGCGCGACGTACCCTTGCGCGGCCTACTTCCACGAGGTGGAGACCCCGGTGTGGGAGGCCGTGGTGCGGGTGAACGTGGAGGCGGCCACTCGGATCTCGCGCGCCGTCGTGCCCGCGATGGCGGGAAAGGGGAGGGGCGCCATCGTCAACGTCGGGTCCGGTTCGTCCGTGGTGGTGCCGGCGTTCCCGCTCTACGCCGTGTACGCGGCAAGCAAAGC GTATATTGATCAACTATCTCGGAGTCTAAGCGTTGAATACAAACACTACGGAGTGGATGTCCAATGCCAG ATTCCTTTGTACGTGGCCACCAAGATGTCGCCTGTTAAGGGCGACTCTCCGTTCATACCATCGCCCGAGGAGTACGTCAAAGCTGCCATTCGCTGCATTGGTTACGAGCCGAGATGCGTCCCCTACTGGCGCCACTCCGTCCAGTGGTTCTTCGCGTCTCTGGCGCCGGACTCTGCTCTCAATCTGTGGCGTCTCTGGGTTGGTGTCCGCAAGAGAAATGAGATGAGAGCTTTGCTCGGAGAGAAGGAACTCAGCTGA